A genome region from Erythrolamprus reginae isolate rEryReg1 chromosome 4, rEryReg1.hap1, whole genome shotgun sequence includes the following:
- the NFKBIZ gene encoding NF-kappa-B inhibitor zeta: MIVDNSQDVGLDGDSGSLNSPFNLAFFYGASPHSSEGSCSPTPSAPGSPGSDSEHSSLNGSTGGNYSRKRRCSRNAARPTGEAEQHMGGGKQQRGPFQGVRVKNSVKELLLHLRNNKQMSTDYGTEEIKAKETLMKYDPYTELKNILTQNRKRKAPDCLSDGVYYKRTAILQPQFLTPPQTPTSMDNNMEDPHNNEPKQDSSCDMLQNIINIKNESSPVSLNTVQVSWLHSMVNPNSPGEHQYQDMAGSPGFSPVQKYQAFQTSSSSPMLELSQNYQFSPTQQQDMSQHCVPLLEYRPHSAGSHSSEYQQNVFDNQELPYCTTESFASLLNDSEGSDNISAPLSQAISSSLQQAEVSSCSQHFGQVSDNMSRGLEEPGLSLLSSDISLQLQSSTGSTSQLGKSFFQWQVEQEENKMANISQDQILAKDSDGDTFLHIAVAQGRRAVSYVLARKMAALHMLDIKEHNGQSALQVAVAANQHLIVQDLVSLGAQVNTTDCWGRTPLHVSAEKGHAQVLQAIQKGAIVSNQYVDLEGTNYEGLTALHCAVVVHNAVVHDLQGQQSPHTPEVQELRLKSKKLADTIKYLIQMGASVEARDRKSGRSALHLAAEEANVELLRLFLELPNCLSFINAKAYNGNTALHVAASLQHRMTQLDAVRLLMRKGADPSARNLENEQPVHLVPDSPVGVEIRRILKGKTSQQRSSVY; encoded by the exons ATGATTGTGGATAACAGCCAGGACGTGGGCTTAGATGGCGACTCCGGTTCCCTGAACAGCCCGTTCAACTTGGCCTTTTTCTATGGCGCCTCCCCTCACTCTAGCGAGGGCAGTTGCTCGCCCACTCCCTCCGCTCCGGGATCCCCCGGCTCTGATTCGGAGCACTCCTCGCTCAACGGCAGTACCGGCGGCAACTATTCGAGGAAGAGGCGCTGCTCCCGGAACGCCGCGCGCCCGACTGGAGAAG CTGAGCAACATATGGGGGGAGGAAAGCAACAAAGAGGACCTTTCCAAGGTGTTCGTGTAAAAAACTCTGTGAAAGAATTGTTGCTGCATCTTAGAAATAACAAGCAGATGTCCACGGATTATGGAACTGAGGAAATAAAG gCAAAAGAAACATTGATGAAATATGATCCTTACACAG AACTAAAAAACATATTGACTCAAAATCGGAAAAGAAAAGCTCCAGACTGTCTTTCTGATGGAGTGTATTACAAACGAACAGCTATTTTGCAACCTCAGTTCTTG ACACCTCCACAGACACCAACTTCCATGGATAATAATATGGAGGATCCCCATAATAATGAGCCTAAGCAAGATAGCAGTTGTGATATGCTGCAGAATATTATCAATATTAAGAATGAATCCAGCCCGGTGTCTCTGAACACTGTACAAGTTAGTTGGCTTCACAGCATGGTCAATCCCAACTCTCCAGGGGAACACCAATATCAAGACATGGCTGGATCACCAGGTTTTTCACCTGTTCAAAAATACCAAGCTTTCCAAACAAGCAGCTCTTCTCCAATGCTGGAACTGTCCCAGAATTATCAGTTTTCTCCTACACAACAACAGGATATGTCCCAGCATTGTGTTCCATTGCTGGAATACAGGCCTCACTCTGCAGGCAGCCATTCCTCTGAATATCAACAAAATGTTTTTGACAACCAAGAACTGCCATATTGTACTACAGAAAGTTTTGCTTCACTTTTAAATGACTCAGAAGGATCCGACAACATCTCTGCTCCACTCTCTCAAGCAATTTCTAGTAGCCTCCAACAAGCTGAAGTCAGCAGCTGCTCTCAGCATTTCGGTCAAGTTTCAGATAACATGTCTAGGGGTCTTGAGGAACCTGGTTTATCTCTCTTGTCTTCAGATATATCTCTGCAACTTCAGAGCAGTACAGGCAGCACAAGTCAGTTGGGCAAATCATTTTTCCAGTGGCAAGTGGAAcaggaagaaaacaaaatggCCAACATCTCTCAAGATCAGATTCTTGCTAAAGATTCTGATGGTGACAC ATTTCTCCACATTGCAGTTGCCCAGGGAAGACGGGCAGTTTCCTACGTGCTGGCAAGGAAGATGGCAGCCCTGCATATGTTGGATATTAAAGAACACAATGGCCAG AGTGCCCTGCAAGTAGCTGTGGCTGCAAATCAACATCTTATTGTTCAAGATCTGGTCAGTCTTGGGGCACAAGTGAATACTACAGATTGCTGGGGTAGAACTCCACTGCATGTGTCTGCTGAGAAGGGTCATGCTCAAGTCCTTCAG GCAATCCAAAAAGGAGCCATTGTAAGCAATCAATATGTTGATTTGGAAGGAACTAATTATGAGG GTTTGACGGCGTTGCATTGTGCAGTAGTGGTTCATAATGCCGTGGTACATGACCTACAGGGGCAGCAGTCACCTCATACTCCTGAAGTCCAGGAATTAAGGTTGAAAAGCAAGAAGTTGGCAGATACAATCAAATATTTAATTCAGATGGGAGCCTCTGTTGAAGCCAGA GACCGTAAAAGTGGCCGTTCAGCCCTTCACTTAGCAGCTGAAGAAGCAAATGTGGAACTACTTCGACTGTTTTTAGAGCTTCCGAATTGTCTTTCTTTCATCAATGCCAAG GCTTACAATGGCAATACTGCACTCCATGTAGCCGCTAGTTTGCAGCATCGAATGACTCAGCTTGATGCAGTTCGTTTGTTGATGCGCAAAGGGGCTGATCCAAGTGCCAGGAATTTGGAAAACGAGCAGCCAGTTCACTTGGTTCCTGATAGTCCTGTTGGAGTTGAG ATAAGACGAATATTAAAAGGGAAGACGAGTCAGCAGAGATCATCTGTCTATTAA